The Gemmatimonadales bacterium DNA window CGCCACCACCACCTTGAGCCGCTCCACGGCCAACCGAATGTCCCCCCCGTTCTGCTGGTACCACTCCTCAAAGAGCGCCGAGCGCGTCCGGTAGATGCGGGCGGCGATCAACCGCGCGTTGTTGACCGGCCGCTCGGCCATGCGCCCCACCCGGATGGTCCGCAATTCCCCACCCACAGGCCCCTCGAGCTGTTCGCGCGCCCAGCGCCCCGCCTCCGACCTTCCGTCGGCCAGCGCCGCGGAATCGGGGTGCGAGTTGTACAAGGTGTCGAGCCGCGCCGCGAGCGCGTCGTAGAAGGAGCCGAGCACCAGCTCATCGTGCCAGCGGTCTGCCGCGCGCCGCGCGTGCGTGCTGTCCGCCCGTTCGAGGAAGAACGCCTGTGCGGTCCGGTAGCCGACCAGCTGGGCGAAGGTCTCGTTGAACGGCGTCGCGCTCTTCACATAGAGGGTGTTGTGCGCCACCTCGTGAAAGACGAGCGCGGCGATCTCCACCGAGTCGCCCCCCAGCGCGGTGGACAGCAGGGGGTCGTTGAACCAGCCCAGGGTCGAGAAGGCACCGGAGGGCCGGAGGTAGGTGTCGAGCCCGCGGGCATCGAGTTTCGCCACCTCCTTGGCGGCCATCTTCGGATCGAAGAACCCCTTGTAGGGCACGCGACCCACGATCGGATACTTCCACGTCACGGGGCAGAGGCAATCGGGAGGCGAGGCGGACAGCACGAGCAGCAGGGTGTCACGCCCGACGTCGGTGTACTGGGTAAAGGTCTTGTCGGCTTCGAGTCCGAAACCGGCGGCCGCGTCCCGTGCCTCGAGCACCAGCTCGAGCTGGCCGCGGACGACGGGGTCGAGATCGGGATTCCGGAGCACCTTCTCGATCGGCTTCCGGTCGGTGAGAATCTGGGTTTCCTCGAGCCCGGCCCTGGTCAGGTAGCGCACTTCGCTGCTGGCCACGTACGCCGTGCTGAAGCCGACCATCAGGGCGGCCACGATCGCGACGATCACGCGAGCAGGGCTCCAGCGCATCGTGTCCTCACGGTGTCAGGCGCAAGCCGAACGAATGGACGGCGTCGCCGAAGAGGTTCTTGGCCTGGTAGGAGTAGTCGAGACCGAGCCGACCGAGCACGACGCCGCCGCCAACGGTCCAGCGGCCACCCCCCGACCCGAGGGGGGGAGGTCCGTACCCGGTGCGGAGCACCACCCCCACGCCATTCAGCACCGCGCCGCCCTCCACGCCCACCAGAAACCGGGTCGATTGCCCCTCGGTCCAGACCCACTCGATGGTACCCAGGAGCCGGCCGGTCCCCTGCGGGTCGACGAAGTTCAGCAGGTAACCGAAATGGGTGGCGGTCGGCAGCTCGACGCCGAGCCCGGAAATGTTCTTGTTGCCGACGCTCTGGACCGAGACGGCCAGCGCCATGATGTCGAACACCGCGATGGTGAACCCGGCATCCGTGGTGAAGGCCCGGTTGACCTGGCCGCTGGTGTCGGTCACGGAGACGTACCGCCCCGAGAGCCCAAGCGCGAGGAGGCCGTAGCGGTAATCGGCGGACCCGACCCAGGTCACGTTGTCGGCATAGGCGGAGGTGTCGGGCAGCAGCAGGTAGGCGGCGCCGGCCCCGAAATTGAACTGCCCGACACGAAACGCCCCCGCCCCCTGCCAGAGATTCGCGCCGGCCGGCATCGGGCTGAAGGCGCCCTCGAGGCTGAGCACCTTGATGGTGGCCAGCCCGGACGGATTGATGAAGACGCTGCCGGCATCCCCGACGAGGGCCACGCCGACCCCGGCCATTGCCGCCGAACGCGTGGACGGCGGGAGCACGTTGACGACCGACGCCGGCGCCTGCGCATTGACAGGTGCCGCGAGGGCCGCGGCGAGGGCGGCCAGGACGAGGTGCCGCACCGGGAGCGCCGTCAGCGAATCCGCACCACGCCGAAGCGCACGCCACGGTCGTCGGGGAAGGCGTCGCCGCTCTTCCGCGCCAGCACGACGTCGACGGCGCCGGCGTTGGCGGCCTGAAGGACACGGAGGTGCCGGCCCGATCCGCCGCGGAGCGTCCCGGTCCGATTGTAGGCACCAGTCGTGCTGTCGGGGCGAAGCGGATATTCCCTCGGGATCAGGTCGGGGCGCTGGGCGTTCAGGGTGTCATAGACGTACCGGAAATCCCAGCTGGAATACTGCAGACGCGGATCTGCCGGCGTGAACCCCGGGAGATTGTCGAGGTAGTTGCTCAGCTGCCAGAGCGGGACCAGCTCACTCATCGCGGCGCCGGTCGCCGCCTGCACGTTGGCGCTGCCGAGCAGCGTCGTCCCGACGAGCTTCCGGGTGAGGCTCGTCCCCAGCGAGTCGGTCGCGTAGTGATCCGCGAGCCAGCGAACGAACAGCCAGTTGGCGCCGCGTTCCTCGAGCGTGCCGGTCGAACTGCTCGGCGTAATGAGGAAGTGCGCCTCAGGATCGAG harbors:
- a CDS encoding aminopeptidase → MIVAIVAALMVGFSTAYVASSEVRYLTRAGLEETQILTDRKPIEKVLRNPDLDPVVRGQLELVLEARDAAAGFGLEADKTFTQYTDVGRDTLLLVLSASPPDCLCPVTWKYPIVGRVPYKGFFDPKMAAKEVAKLDARGLDTYLRPSGAFSTLGWFNDPLLSTALGGDSVEIAALVFHEVAHNTLYVKSATPFNETFAQLVGYRTAQAFFLERADSTHARRAADRWHDELVLGSFYDALAARLDTLYNSHPDSAALADGRSEAGRWAREQLEGPVGGELRTIRVGRMAERPVNNARLIAARIYRTRSALFEEWYQQNGGDIRLAVERLKVVVAGVEGDSAWSRLEAALRPSTATDSGAVSP